The Gloeobacter morelensis MG652769 genome contains the following window.
CTGCAGGACATTTTTGTGGGTGTTGGCTGAGAAGCCCCCTTTGGTGGCTGTCAACGCCAGTGTGCCCGTCGTGGTGTCGAGGTCGATGCGGCCGGGGTCGTACTGGTTGGCGGCATTGTTGGCTTGCACCGAGGCAAAGCCGGTGCCCTGCCCGGCTTTGTCCGCTACTGTTCCGGTGACCGCCGAGGCGAAGTCGAGGTGCAGTTGTGTGGGTGGCGGCGGTGGCGGCAGAACGTTCTCAAATGTGAAGTAATCGAAGCGGAAGGTGGCGTCCGGTCCGTTGCCGGTGAAAGCCACAATGCCGGTGCGGGCGGTGGCGGAACCGGCAAAGAAAACCCCGGCAGCGGACGGCTGGAAGGTCTTCGCAAGCGCCACCGCTGGAGTCACATCCGAATTGAGCCGGTAGCCGGCGGCAATTTTGCCGCTAGCCGGGTCACCGTGCAAAAACAGATCGAGCGTCTGGATGCTGGCCCACTCCAGACCCTTCACCTCACCAATCTTGGTGCTGATGCCGTTTTGCTCCTGGTTGAACAGCAAGCTCAGACCAGCCGTGCCGTTGTGGACGATCACCAGTCGCACATTGTTGTCCTGGTCGGGACCAAAAAACACCCCACCCTGCTGAAAAGCAGCGTTCAACTGCGTGAAAGGCCCCTGAAGACGGGTGGAGACGCTGAAGGCTTTGGTGGCGTCGACGGGGGTCTGCAGGACATTTTTGTGGGTGTTGGCTGAGAAGCCCCCTTTGGTGGCTGTCAACGCCAGTGTGCCCGTCGTGGTGTCGAGGTCGATGCGGCCGGGGTCGTACTGGTTGGCGGCATTGTTGGCTTGCACCGAGGCAAAGCCGGTGCCCTGCCCGGCTTTGTCCGCTACTGTTCCGGTGACCGCCAAATCAAAATCAAGACGAAATTCCGTGAACTCGGTGCCGGCAGCATACAGGTTGACGCACTCACTGCCCTGCAGACCACCGCCGTCGGTGGCTGTCAAACACAGCTCCAGATACACCGGATCGCCGTCGTCTCCGTGTACCGGTGCGACAAAACTGCCGCTGGTGCCGGTGGTCGCAGGCATCGCATCGAAATGGACGTGCTGGTTGTGGCGGATGTAAAGCTCCCACTGCAGGCGGTCGCCTGCGAGGGTGCCCTCTTCGGGATCGCCGGCTTCACCGCTGAAGGCCAGGGTCTGACCGTCCTCGTAGGTCGAACCGTTGGCCGGGGAGAGAATACGCGCTACGGGAGGGCGGTTGCCTACCGTGATGTTCAGCGCAGCCGTCGCAGACGCACCCTGGCTGTCGGTCACCGTCAAAGTGACGCCGTAGGTGCCGTTGGCAGTATAGGTGTGCGAAGGGTTGGCGTCGGTGGAGGCGGTGCCGTCTCCAAATTGCCAGTTGTAGAGCAGCGGCTGGCCATCGGCGTCGGTGCTGCCGGTGCTGGAGAAGGCCGCTGTCAGTGGCGCCACGCCCGAGGTGGGGGTTGCACTCGCCTCGGCGATGGGTGGAGTATTGCCGCCGGCTACATAGCGAATGCGACGGACCTCGGAGTTGTTGGAGCCATTGAAGATGACAAAGTAGAAATTGGTGTCGGGGCCTTCGATCAACTGCACAGGACCGCCCGCAGCGGACAGGTCGCTTGCAAAATTGTGCACCGTCGCCTGGCCGGCGGCATCGAAGGTCAAGTATTTGATCCAGTCGTTGTTGTAATCGCCGAAAAACAGCACCCCCTGGTATGCGGTGGGGTAGGCGTTGCCCTGGTAAAAAGGCCCGGTGACAATTGCTGCCCCCTGGCCGTTGTGGGCGTAGGCGTATGCCGGTGGGTGCACCGCTCCTGGACCTTGCGCGTAAAGGGCGGCGCAGGCATCTCTCGTGGCGGCGGTGTCGCGAAATTTGGCCTGGGGTTCGCTGACGCCGCCGTCGCGCCCCTCGTAGCACGGCCAGCCGAAGTTTTTGCCGCGCCCACTGTGGATTTCTTCCCACAGCGTCCAACCCACATCGCCCACAAACGGTTCGTTGGTCTGCGGGTGAACCGAGAAGCGAAACGGGTTGCGCAACCCATAGCTGTAAACTTTCGAGCGGTTGTGAGTCGGATCGCCGTTGTAAAACGGGTTGTCGGCGTAGCCGTCCCCGGTGAGCGGATGAATGCGCAGGATCTTGCCCGACAGACTGTCCAGATTTTGTACGCGCATTTTCTGCATATCGACGGTCAAGGTGGAACCGTCACCGTTGCCCACATAGAGCGATCCATCGATACCGAAGGCGACCGTCCCAATCGTGTGGAAATAAAAATCAGAAGGTAAGCAATCTTGAATAAAGATGCCGTTGTTCTCGCAGGAAGACGGCCCGGTGTTGCTGTTGGGATCGCCGATATTCTCGAGGGTGCTGTTTTTTCCCAGGAGTACTACTTCGCTGCCCGGCAAGGCAATATTCAAATTGCTGGGATTGGCACTGACGCGCAACAAACGGCTTACCCGGGCTCCAGAGCCGTTGGCGGCCACGCCGGGTGGGTCGTAGGTGTAGAGCAAATAGACGTAGGGTTGGACAGGAAACTCCGGGTGCACGGCGATACCAATCAATCCTCGATCGGTGTTGTCGTTAACTTCAGCAACAATGTTAATAAAGTCGGTACTTTGCAGCATGCCACCGACAGCCACACGCACCCGGCCGTCCTTTTGAGCGATGAACATCCTACTGCCATCTGGCGTCCAGGCAATCGTCGTCGGCTTCGAGATGCCCGTCACCACCGTTTCGATAACGAAGCCCACCGGCAGGCTGGGAGCCGCCTGGGCGACGGCACCCAGCCCCAGACATACCAACCACAACAGGACTGCCAATAGTCCGCTGCCGCGAATAAAACGGATTGGAATCGATGGAGGGAGTAATGCACTATAAGTCATAGTTTTTCTCACTGAATGTGATCACATGCGATCAGCTGGGCACCCTTATTCGTTGCCCAGCACACAACCAAAGTCAGTCGTCGCCACAAACTAGCCGATCCGGTCGCACCCGCGAAAAACCAATCGATTGTGATGCAAAGTGATCGATCACTTTGCATCACAATCGAACGGGGGTCAACCTGTCCGATTTAAAATTTCAATCCACGCAAAACTGCACAGCCCAGGTTGTATCGGGCTGTTCATCCATCCGGCGATAGAGGCCGCATTGACCTCAGCCTGAAGTGTTCGATGCGAGGATGGAGTTAAAGCCGCTGTCGTCCAAAAAGCCGTTTTGCCGTTCGTACTTGTTGAGGCGACTTTTCGCTAAAAACGTAGCGAATTAGACGTTCTTGCTCTCCAATTGCCAGCAAATCACGCGCCACAGGTGCTGTCAACCTTATCCACGGGATATGTCAGCAATTCTCTACAAAAAGCTCGTTGCCGGTGTGCCAAAGATTATGCCTGAATTGCAGCGGCCGGTCCCTCGGCGAAGATGACCCCCTGCTTGAGTGCCACCAACCAGCCACACGCCTCCAGATAGGAGCGGACGCGCCGGGCTTTGAGACCCAGGTGCTCGGGGGTGACGTTCAGGCGGGTGGTGTTCTCCTCGACGGCGAGCAGCACCGGCGGGTTCGCCCGGTCCATCAGGGCGAGCAGCCCTGCCCCACCGCAGCAGTCGACGGGGCTGACGACGACATCGACCGCCGCCGCCCCAATGTCCTGCGGCAGCGCTTCGGCACCTTTGATCAATTGCGGTGCGCGCGCAAGACCGGCCAGCACGCAGGGCAAAAAAGTCGGACCCAGCACTTCGGCAGCCACGCGCGGGTGCACCGGACCGGGGGCCGGTTCGTAGTCGAAGGCGGGGGCGTGGGCGGCCGGAAGCCGCAGGTGGCGCACCACCAGGTGGCTGATCACCGCCTCCACCCCGCCTACCGGATCGACACCGTCGCCCGAGCGGTAGTCAGTATCATCACTTTCAGGACAGCGCGACACAACGGCAATCGCCTCTGCCCCGGAAGCCGCCAGACGCCGGGCGGCGGCCAGCAAACGCCCCGGATGGCGCAGGGTGCCCCAGGCGGTGCCGGTGGCACCCACGCAAATTTCGACCCCAAGCGATCCTTCGCTCGTGCAGTGGCCCAGGATGTCAATTCCGAGGGTGTAGCGTGCCGCCTCCACCGCGTGCAGGTGCTGCTGACGCTGGGATGCGGATAGATCCGCATCCAGCACCACCCCCACCCGGTTGCGGTGCACGGGCCGCAGACGCCATTCATCTTTGCAGAAGCGGTCGAGGCCGTAACCTTCGACGTAGAGGGCGTTGGTGAGTGGATAGCTGAGCAGAGCACCATTGAGCACATTCGGGTGCGCAATCAGACAGTCGGCCGCCCCCGCAAGCAACCGGGCCACCGGAATCGCGTCCCCGGCAAAACCGCCCACCGCAGCGCCGACGCCGGTGGGCACGAGCAACAACACCACCAGCGGTTTCACGCTCTGACGACGACCGCCTCGACGCGCACCGGTCCGCCCGCCTTGTCCGCCTCGACAATTGCCCAGCGCAGAGGTTCACCGTGCACTTGCAGAGCCTGCTCGACCTGGGGCGAAAGGGCCTGGCCGCGGTCGAGTTCGATTTCCGCTTCGATGTACTGGACGCACATAGACGCTCCCGGTCACTGGTGATGCCATTATCGGCGAGGCGATCGGCCCCGGCAACGGCTGTGGCAAAATTGCGGAAGTCTTCAGAGCAATCCGCGATGCCCATCGCCCTGTTGAGCGTTTCCGATAAGACCGGTCTGGTCGACTTTGCCCGCGCCCTGGTGACGGAATTTGAATACCAGTTGGTCAGCTCCGGCGGTACCGCCCGGGCGCTTGCCGAGGCAGGCATTCCGGTGCAGGAAGTGGGCGATTTTACCGGTGCCGCCGAGATACTGG
Protein-coding sequences here:
- a CDS encoding DUF3326 domain-containing protein, which gives rise to MKPLVVLLLVPTGVGAAVGGFAGDAIPVARLLAGAADCLIAHPNVLNGALLSYPLTNALYVEGYGLDRFCKDEWRLRPVHRNRVGVVLDADLSASQRQQHLHAVEAARYTLGIDILGHCTSEGSLGVEICVGATGTAWGTLRHPGRLLAAARRLAASGAEAIAVVSRCPESDDTDYRSGDGVDPVGGVEAVISHLVVRHLRLPAAHAPAFDYEPAPGPVHPRVAAEVLGPTFLPCVLAGLARAPQLIKGAEALPQDIGAAAVDVVVSPVDCCGGAGLLALMDRANPPVLLAVEENTTRLNVTPEHLGLKARRVRSYLEACGWLVALKQGVIFAEGPAAAIQA
- a CDS encoding PQQ-dependent sugar dehydrogenase, whose protein sequence is MAVLLWLVCLGLGAVAQAAPSLPVGFVIETVVTGISKPTTIAWTPDGSRMFIAQKDGRVRVAVGGMLQSTDFINIVAEVNDNTDRGLIGIAVHPEFPVQPYVYLLYTYDPPGVAANGSGARVSRLLRVSANPSNLNIALPGSEVVLLGKNSTLENIGDPNSNTGPSSCENNGIFIQDCLPSDFYFHTIGTVAFGIDGSLYVGNGDGSTLTVDMQKMRVQNLDSLSGKILRIHPLTGDGYADNPFYNGDPTHNRSKVYSYGLRNPFRFSVHPQTNEPFVGDVGWTLWEEIHSGRGKNFGWPCYEGRDGGVSEPQAKFRDTAATRDACAALYAQGPGAVHPPAYAYAHNGQGAAIVTGPFYQGNAYPTAYQGVLFFGDYNNDWIKYLTFDAAGQATVHNFASDLSAAGGPVQLIEGPDTNFYFVIFNGSNNSEVRRIRYVAGGNTPPIAEASATPTSGVAPLTAAFSSTGSTDADGQPLLYNWQFGDGTASTDANPSHTYTANGTYGVTLTVTDSQGASATAALNITVGNRPPVARILSPANGSTYEDGQTLAFSGEAGDPEEGTLAGDRLQWELYIRHNQHVHFDAMPATTGTSGSFVAPVHGDDGDPVYLELCLTATDGGGLQGSECVNLYAAGTEFTEFRLDFDLAVTGTVADKAGQGTGFASVQANNAANQYDPGRIDLDTTTGTLALTATKGGFSANTHKNVLQTPVDATKAFSVSTRLQGPFTQLNAAFQQGGVFFGPDQDNNVRLVIVHNGTAGLSLLFNQEQNGISTKIGEVKGLEWASIQTLDLFLHGDPASGKIAAGYRLNSDVTPAVALAKTFQPSAAGVFFAGSATARTGIVAFTGNGPDATFRFDYFTFENVLPPPPPPTQLHLDFASAVTGTVADKAGQGTGFASVQANNAANQYDPGRIDLDTTTGTLALTATKGGFSANTHKNVLQTPVDATKAFSVSTRLQGPFTQLNAAFQQGGVFFGPDQDNNVRLVIVHNGTAGLSLLFNQEQNGISTKIGEVKGLEWASIQTLDLFLHGDPASGKIAAGYRLNSDVTPAVALAKTFQPSAAGVFFAGSATARTGIVAFTGNGPDATFRFDYFTFENVLPPPPPPTQLHLDFASAVTGTVADKAGQGTGFASVQANNAANQYDPGRIDLDTTTGTLALTATKGGFSANTHKNVLQTPVDATKAFSVSTRLQGPFTQLNAAFQQGGVFFGPDQDNNVRLVIVHNGTAGLSLLFNQEQNGISTKIGEVKGLEWASIQTLDLFLHGDPASGKIAAGYRLNSDVTPAVALAKTFQPSAAGVFFAGSATARTGIVAFTGNGPDATFRFDYFNFEVLQTGPQAASVP